From one Paenibacillus sp. FSL K6-1330 genomic stretch:
- the aroB gene encoding 3-dehydroquinate synthase: MRTLQVELGERSYPIYIGAGILDTIGELSTKHGITRKSPHLIVTDDKVAPHYLSQVEEQLKSKGYTVISHIVPSGESSKSLQVYEEVMTTAINAKLDRSSAVFALGGGVVGDLAGFVAATYMRGVTFVQIPTTILAHDSSVGGKVAVNHPLAKNMIGAFHQPVMVVYDVNTLMSLPPREVSSGLAEMVKHGLILDRDFAYWCRENGSKLLSLDPDTLIYGLERGCAIKADVVSQDEREGGLRAILNLGHTIGHAIEAVGGYGRFLHGEAIAIGMAGSARLAEKLGRSANLHNETVSMLKAVNLPVILPGDVSVERIMDAMQHDKKFAEGNMVFIVPESIGSVSIVKDVPVEAVRSVVEQLKGEG; the protein is encoded by the coding sequence ATGAGAACACTTCAGGTGGAGCTGGGAGAGCGTTCATATCCGATTTATATCGGAGCTGGGATTTTGGATACGATTGGTGAGTTAAGCACGAAGCATGGAATCACACGCAAGAGCCCGCATTTGATCGTAACGGATGATAAAGTGGCGCCTCATTATTTGTCTCAAGTGGAGGAGCAGTTAAAGTCGAAAGGATATACGGTTATTTCTCACATAGTCCCTTCCGGTGAATCCTCCAAATCGCTTCAGGTCTATGAAGAGGTAATGACGACAGCGATCAACGCTAAACTGGACCGCAGCTCGGCAGTATTTGCGCTGGGCGGAGGCGTTGTAGGTGATTTGGCTGGATTCGTCGCGGCAACGTACATGCGCGGCGTGACATTTGTGCAGATCCCGACTACTATCCTGGCCCATGACAGCAGCGTCGGCGGCAAAGTGGCGGTCAACCATCCGTTAGCTAAAAATATGATCGGCGCGTTTCATCAACCCGTCATGGTGGTTTACGATGTAAATACGCTGATGTCTTTGCCTCCGCGAGAGGTATCTTCTGGTCTTGCGGAAATGGTGAAGCATGGCTTGATCCTGGACCGTGATTTTGCCTATTGGTGCCGGGAGAACGGCTCGAAGCTGCTGAGCCTGGATCCCGATACGTTGATATACGGCCTGGAGCGCGGATGTGCGATCAAGGCGGACGTGGTATCCCAGGACGAGCGGGAAGGCGGTTTGCGTGCCATCCTTAATCTGGGGCATACCATCGGCCATGCCATTGAAGCCGTTGGTGGCTACGGACGCTTTTTGCACGGTGAGGCGATTGCAATCGGAATGGCCGGTTCGGCCCGCCTTGCAGAAAAGCTTGGCAGATCTGCGAATCTGCACAACGAGACAGTGAGCATGCTGAAGGCGGTGAATCTGCCGGTAATCTTGCCGGGTGACGTCTCGGTTGAGCGGATTATGGATGCGATGCAGCACGATAAAAAGTTTGCCGAGGGGAATATGGTATTTATCGTACCGGAATCCATCGGCTCCGTCAGCATCGTTAAGGATGTACCGGTAGAAGCTGTTCGATCTGTGGTTGAGCAGTTGAAGGGAGAGGGATAG
- the ndk gene encoding nucleoside-diphosphate kinase, translating into MERTFLMIKPDGVQRGLIGRIVGRLEDKGFKLVAGKFLQISDEQAKRHYAEHEGKDFFENLVGFITSGPVFAMVWEGDDIIALSRQVIGKTNVKDALPGTIRGDFSAHTPHNLIHGSDSPESAQREIANFFEEKELVEYNKTLSPWL; encoded by the coding sequence ATGGAACGTACTTTTTTAATGATTAAACCGGATGGTGTACAGCGTGGGCTGATCGGCCGAATCGTCGGCCGTTTGGAGGATAAAGGATTCAAGCTGGTTGCAGGCAAGTTTCTGCAGATTTCAGACGAGCAGGCCAAGCGCCATTATGCGGAACATGAAGGCAAAGATTTTTTTGAAAATCTGGTTGGATTTATAACGTCTGGACCGGTGTTTGCGATGGTGTGGGAAGGGGATGACATCATTGCATTGTCCCGCCAAGTGATCGGCAAAACGAATGTGAAGGATGCGCTGCCCGGGACGATTCGTGGGGATTTTTCAGCCCATACACCGCACAATCTGATTCATGGATCGGATTCACCGGAGAGTGCGCAACGCGAAATTGCCAATTTTTTTGAAGAGAAGGAATTGGTTGAATATAACAAGACGCTGTCCCCTTGGCTGTAA
- a CDS encoding polyprenyl synthetase family protein, translating to MKRFDIFGTLKKDMDVIEKELYLSVEGDSSELTETSLHLLRAGGKRLRPVFVLMGGKFGDYDIDKLKHVAVPLELIHSASLVHDDVIDDADTRRGKPTVKAKWDNRIAMYTGDYIYGKALELTTHLKQPEIHQILAKAMVEMSIGEMEQIRDFFNTDQDVRRYLLRIRRKTSLLIAVSCQLGALAADADRKIANSLYRFGYNVGMAFQIQDDLLDLCGTEKQIGKPPGSDMRQGNITLPVIFALGDSKRREPLLQELDRIHTLNGQCDVTDAVKLVTSSDGISRSEALADRYIRKALDALDTLPDIKTKKQLRDIANFITKRSY from the coding sequence ATGAAACGATTTGACATATTCGGAACATTAAAAAAAGATATGGACGTTATCGAGAAGGAACTCTATCTCAGCGTCGAGGGCGACAGCTCCGAGCTGACAGAGACTTCCTTGCATCTGCTTAGAGCAGGAGGCAAGCGGCTCCGTCCTGTTTTTGTACTGATGGGCGGTAAGTTCGGCGACTATGACATTGACAAGCTGAAGCATGTGGCCGTGCCGCTTGAGCTGATTCACAGCGCATCGCTCGTTCATGATGACGTGATCGATGATGCGGACACGCGGCGCGGCAAGCCAACGGTAAAAGCGAAATGGGACAACCGGATTGCCATGTATACCGGCGACTATATTTACGGCAAGGCGCTGGAGCTGACGACCCACCTGAAGCAGCCAGAGATTCATCAGATTCTCGCCAAGGCCATGGTTGAAATGTCCATCGGCGAAATGGAGCAGATTCGTGATTTCTTTAATACCGATCAGGACGTCAGAAGATACCTTCTTCGCATTCGCCGCAAGACGTCGCTCTTGATCGCAGTCAGCTGCCAGCTCGGAGCACTGGCTGCGGATGCGGACCGCAAAATCGCAAACAGCCTGTATCGATTCGGATATAACGTCGGCATGGCCTTTCAGATTCAAGACGATCTTCTGGATCTATGCGGGACGGAGAAGCAGATTGGCAAGCCGCCGGGGAGTGATATGAGGCAGGGGAATATTACGCTGCCTGTTATATTTGCGCTCGGAGATAGCAAACGGAGGGAGCCTCTGCTGCAAGAGCTGGATCGGATTCATACACTGAATGGTCAGTGTGATGTGACTGACGCTGTGAAGCTTGTAACCTCTAGCGATGGTATATCGAGATCTGAGGCACTAGCTGATCGGTATATCCGTAAAGCATTGGACGCATTGGATACTTTGCCTGACATCAAGACCAAAAAACAGCTTAGAGATATCGCAAATTTTATTACAAAGCGGTCATATTAG
- a CDS encoding protein-glutamate O-methyltransferase CheR, with protein MTEHELVLDDPDYIGFVRSIERSTGINLADYKEAQMKRRLTTLRLKKGFETFSAFYDAMMKDKPLFHEFLDRMTINVSEFWRNPNRWEVLRDKILPEISRQNPGVLKIWSAACSTGEEPYTLAMILSEQNMLSRARIVATDIDDGALHKAKEGLYVERSLKDVPPDVAARYFKEEGSVYRFSEHLKKEVTFHKQNLLTDRFETGYDLIVCRNVMIYFTEGAKHKLYQKFASSLKPGGFLFVGSTEQIFNPGQYNLESNETFFYRKI; from the coding sequence ATGACGGAACATGAACTTGTGCTGGATGATCCGGATTATATAGGCTTTGTTCGCAGTATCGAACGAAGCACGGGGATCAATCTGGCAGATTATAAAGAAGCGCAGATGAAGCGAAGGCTGACAACGCTTCGTTTGAAGAAAGGGTTTGAAACCTTTTCGGCCTTCTACGACGCGATGATGAAGGACAAGCCATTATTTCATGAGTTTTTGGACCGAATGACAATTAATGTCTCGGAGTTTTGGCGCAATCCCAACCGGTGGGAAGTTCTCCGCGATAAAATATTGCCAGAGATATCCCGGCAGAATCCCGGGGTATTGAAAATATGGAGCGCTGCCTGCTCCACGGGTGAGGAGCCATATACGCTTGCCATGATACTGTCCGAACAGAACATGCTGAGCCGTGCGCGTATCGTGGCGACAGACATTGATGATGGGGCATTACATAAAGCGAAGGAAGGCCTATATGTCGAGAGGTCATTGAAAGATGTGCCTCCGGATGTAGCCGCCCGCTATTTTAAAGAAGAAGGCTCGGTGTATCGCTTCAGTGAGCATTTGAAGAAGGAAGTAACCTTTCATAAGCAGAATTTGCTGACGGACCGGTTTGAGACTGGATATGATCTGATTGTTTGCCGAAACGTGATGATTTATTTCACGGAAGGGGCCAAGCATAAGCTGTACCAGAAGTTTGCGTCAAGCCTGAAGCCAGGCGGATTTTTGTTTGTGGGCAGCACGGAGCAGATCTTTAATCCTGGACAATATAATCTGGAGAGCAACGAGACTTTCTTCTACCGAAAAATTTAA
- the aroC gene encoding chorismate synthase has product MSLRFLTAGETHGPQLTTIIEGLPSNLELDFEALNFQLHRRQKGYGRGRRMQIEKDTAQILGGVRHGYTTGAPIALVVQNNDWKHWQNIMNVEPIEGNDEVKRRVHRPRPGHADLNGGLKYNLKDLRNVLERSSARETTVRVAVGAIARQFLAQFGVKVAGQVIRIGEIEAPPHNLSIDELIERTEASSVRVVDEETEKKMEAYIDQIKKEGDSIGGIVECIIEGLPVGLGSHVQYDRKLDGRIAQGVMSINAFKGVEVGIGFEAGELPGSQVHDEIMYSEERGYYRATNRLGGFEGGMTNGMPIVVRGVMKPIPTLYKPLQSVDIDTKEAFTAQVERSDACAVPAASVVMEHVVTWEVAKAFLEKFGGDSMEEIHANYQNYLKQLENY; this is encoded by the coding sequence ATGAGCTTACGCTTTTTAACTGCTGGGGAAACACACGGTCCTCAGTTGACTACCATAATCGAAGGACTTCCAAGCAATTTGGAGCTTGATTTTGAAGCATTGAACTTTCAGCTTCATCGGAGACAGAAGGGGTATGGCCGAGGACGCCGCATGCAGATTGAGAAGGATACCGCGCAAATCCTTGGTGGTGTGCGTCACGGATATACAACGGGTGCGCCAATCGCGTTGGTCGTGCAGAATAACGACTGGAAGCATTGGCAGAACATTATGAATGTGGAGCCGATTGAAGGTAACGACGAGGTGAAAAGACGGGTGCACCGCCCAAGACCGGGGCATGCTGACTTGAACGGCGGTTTGAAGTACAACCTGAAGGATCTGCGTAATGTGCTGGAACGCTCCAGTGCCCGTGAAACCACAGTCCGCGTAGCGGTTGGCGCTATCGCCAGACAATTCCTGGCACAATTCGGCGTTAAAGTGGCTGGCCAGGTCATTCGGATTGGCGAGATCGAAGCTCCCCCGCACAATCTTTCGATTGATGAGCTGATCGAGCGTACGGAAGCCTCCTCGGTTCGCGTCGTGGATGAAGAGACGGAGAAGAAGATGGAAGCCTACATAGATCAGATCAAAAAAGAAGGCGACTCCATTGGCGGCATCGTGGAATGTATCATCGAAGGCTTGCCGGTCGGACTGGGCAGCCATGTCCAATATGACCGCAAGCTGGATGGCCGCATCGCACAAGGCGTGATGTCCATCAATGCCTTTAAGGGTGTTGAGGTCGGCATCGGATTTGAAGCAGGCGAACTGCCCGGTTCCCAGGTGCATGACGAGATTATGTATAGTGAAGAGCGCGGATACTACCGCGCAACCAATCGCCTAGGCGGATTTGAAGGCGGGATGACCAACGGCATGCCGATCGTTGTTCGCGGCGTCATGAAGCCGATTCCAACGCTGTACAAGCCGCTTCAAAGCGTGGATATCGATACGAAGGAAGCTTTCACGGCTCAGGTTGAACGCTCGGATGCCTGTGCGGTTCCGGCAGCCAGCGTTGTTATGGAGCATGTGGTGACCTGGGAGGTAGCGAAGGCGTTTCTTGAGAAGTTTGGCGGTGATTCGATGGAAGAAATTCATGCGAATTACCAGAACTACCTGAAGCAGCTGGAGAACTACTGA